The following coding sequences lie in one Methylosinus sp. PW1 genomic window:
- the metF gene encoding methylenetetrahydrofolate reductase [NAD(P)H] produces the protein MSDNRSLWPPGHFDISYEFFPPKTPEMEAQLWESIARLAPLKPKFVSVTYGAGGSTRERTHNIVARLAAETDILPAAHLTCVSAARAEIDEIVRDYWNAGVRHIVALRGDPPTGVGTRFEPHQQGYRSSTELVRGIRAIGDFEISVSTYPEGHPESRTIDDDLDALEAKIDAGATRAITQFFFENDIYLRFLDKARARGIKIPIVPGIMPVQNFKQTANFARKAGASVPNWLAHRFEGLDDDPVTRRLIAAAVAAEQVLGLAENGVREFHFYTNNRADLVFAICHLLGVRPVTEKAAA, from the coding sequence ATGTCCGACAATCGCAGCCTGTGGCCTCCGGGCCATTTCGATATTTCTTACGAATTCTTCCCGCCGAAGACGCCGGAGATGGAGGCGCAGCTGTGGGAGTCGATCGCGCGGCTCGCGCCTTTGAAGCCCAAGTTCGTCTCCGTCACTTACGGCGCCGGCGGCTCCACGCGCGAGCGCACGCATAATATCGTCGCGCGCCTCGCCGCCGAGACCGACATTCTCCCCGCCGCGCATCTGACCTGCGTCTCCGCCGCGCGCGCGGAGATCGACGAGATCGTGCGCGATTATTGGAACGCCGGCGTTCGCCATATCGTCGCGCTGCGCGGCGATCCGCCGACCGGCGTCGGCACGCGATTCGAGCCGCATCAGCAAGGCTATCGCAGCTCCACCGAGCTGGTGCGCGGCATTCGCGCCATCGGCGATTTCGAGATTTCCGTCTCCACCTATCCCGAAGGCCATCCCGAGAGCCGCACGATCGACGACGATCTCGACGCGCTCGAGGCCAAGATCGACGCCGGCGCGACGCGCGCCATCACGCAATTCTTCTTCGAGAACGATATTTATTTGCGCTTTCTCGACAAGGCGCGCGCGCGAGGCATAAAGATTCCGATCGTGCCCGGCATCATGCCGGTGCAGAACTTCAAGCAGACGGCGAATTTCGCGCGCAAGGCCGGCGCGAGCGTGCCCAATTGGCTCGCGCATCGCTTCGAGGGATTGGACGACGATCCCGTCACGCGCCGTCTCATCGCCGCAGCGGTCGCCGCCGAGCAGGTGCTGGGCCTCGCCGAGAATGGCGTGAGAGAATTCCACTTCTACACCAATAATCGCGCCGATCTCGTCTTCGCGATCTGTCATCTTCTGGGCGTGCGCCCCGTCACCGAGAAAGCCGCAGCATGA
- the metH gene encoding methionine synthase — translation MSFDKTHGPKIQAALEKAASERILVLDGAMGTMIQRHKFTEDDFRGERFKDHAKDLRGDNDLLTLTQPAAIKAIHRAYLEAGADIIETNTFSCTSIAQADYGLEHIVYELNYEGARLARAAADEVARETGVPRFVAGSMGPTNRTASISPDVSNPGFRAVTFEDLRAAYLEEALGLLEGGADILLIETIFDTLNAKAAIYAVEDAFEKVGTRFPVMISGTITDLSGRTLSGQTAAAFWNSIQHAKPFSIGFNCALGAREMRQHIAEVSRIADTRICAFPNAGLPNEFGLYDESPEYMAELVGEFAKSGLVNVVGGCCGTTPPHIAAIAGAVKGVAPRAVPTIAPLLRLAGLEPFTLTKDIPFVNVGERTNVTGSAKFRKLITAGDYAAALDVARDQVANGAQVIDVNMDEGLLDSKKAMVEFLNLLAAEPDIARVPVMVDSSKFEVIEAGLQCLQGKGVVNSISLKEGEEKFIEAATKVKRYGAAVVVMAFDEAGQADTFARKVEISGRAYKILVEEVGFAPQDIIFDPNIFAVATGIEEHSNYGVDFIDAARAIKTTLPHAHVSGGVSNLSFSFRGNEPVREAMHSVFLYHAIAAGMDMGIVNAGQLAVYEKIDPELREACEDVVRNRRPDATERLVEMAERFKGAGAKTAEKDAAWRETSVEKRLEYALVNGVADYIEQDVEEARLASTRPLDVIEGPLMAGMNVVGDLFGQGKMFLPQVVKSARVMKQAVAHLLPFMEENKETRSTAGKILLATVKGDVHDIGKNIVGVVLGCNNFEIIDLGVMVPTAKILETAKAEKVDIIGLSGLITPSLDEMCFVASELEREGFDAPLLIGGATTSRVHTAVKISPNYTKGQAVYVTDASRAVGVAQALMSQSSRAEYVAKTRVEYEKVAEAHARAQADKQRVSLASARANALKIDWSAYEPPKPSFLGARVFASYDVAELVPYIDWTPFFQTWEFKGRYPALLDDPERGPAARQLLDDAQAMLTRIVEERWFNPKAVIGFWPANAVGDDIALYTGEGRVERLATLHTLRQQLTRRDGKPNVALADFVAPEGSGKADYIGAFVVTAGAQEAKISERFARANDDYGAIMVKALADRLAEAFAERMHARVRREFWAYAADETLTPEQLIGEDYRGIRPAPGYPAQPDHTEKATLFDLLEATKRTGVTLTESYAMTPASSVSGLYFAHPQAHYFGVAKVERDQVEDYAARKGVSTAEIERWLAPVLNYETRVAEPAE, via the coding sequence ATGAGTTTCGACAAGACCCACGGACCGAAGATTCAGGCGGCGCTGGAGAAGGCGGCGAGCGAGCGCATTCTCGTGCTCGACGGCGCCATGGGCACGATGATTCAGCGCCATAAATTCACCGAGGACGATTTCCGCGGCGAGCGATTCAAGGATCATGCGAAGGATTTGCGCGGCGACAATGATCTGCTGACGCTGACGCAGCCGGCGGCGATCAAGGCGATTCATCGCGCCTATCTCGAGGCCGGCGCCGACATTATCGAGACCAATACTTTCTCCTGCACCTCTATCGCGCAGGCCGATTACGGGCTCGAGCATATCGTCTATGAGCTCAATTACGAAGGCGCGCGCCTCGCTCGCGCGGCGGCCGACGAGGTGGCGCGCGAGACCGGCGTGCCGCGCTTCGTCGCCGGCTCCATGGGGCCGACCAATCGCACCGCCTCCATCTCGCCGGATGTCTCCAATCCCGGCTTTCGCGCCGTCACTTTCGAAGATTTGCGCGCCGCCTATCTCGAGGAGGCGCTCGGCCTGCTGGAGGGCGGCGCCGATATTCTCTTGATCGAGACGATCTTCGACACGCTGAACGCCAAAGCGGCGATCTATGCGGTGGAGGATGCTTTCGAGAAGGTCGGCACGCGCTTTCCGGTGATGATCTCCGGCACTATCACCGATCTTTCCGGCCGCACGCTCTCCGGCCAGACGGCCGCCGCTTTCTGGAACTCGATTCAGCACGCGAAGCCCTTCTCCATCGGCTTCAATTGCGCGCTCGGCGCGCGCGAGATGCGCCAGCACATCGCCGAGGTTTCGCGCATCGCCGACACGCGCATCTGCGCCTTCCCCAACGCCGGCCTGCCCAATGAATTCGGCCTCTATGACGAGAGCCCGGAATATATGGCCGAGCTGGTCGGCGAATTCGCGAAGTCCGGCCTCGTCAATGTCGTCGGCGGCTGCTGCGGCACGACGCCGCCGCATATCGCCGCCATCGCCGGCGCCGTGAAGGGCGTCGCGCCGCGCGCTGTTCCGACGATCGCGCCGCTGCTGCGCCTCGCCGGCCTCGAGCCTTTCACGCTCACCAAGGACATTCCCTTCGTCAATGTCGGCGAGCGCACCAATGTCACCGGCTCGGCGAAGTTCCGCAAGCTCATCACCGCCGGCGATTACGCCGCGGCGCTGGATGTGGCGCGCGATCAGGTCGCCAATGGCGCGCAGGTCATCGACGTCAATATGGACGAAGGCCTGCTCGACTCCAAAAAGGCGATGGTCGAATTCTTGAATCTCCTCGCCGCCGAGCCCGACATCGCCCGCGTGCCGGTGATGGTGGATTCGTCGAAATTCGAGGTGATCGAGGCCGGCCTGCAATGTCTGCAAGGCAAGGGCGTCGTCAACTCGATCTCGCTGAAGGAAGGCGAGGAGAAATTCATCGAGGCGGCGACCAAGGTGAAGCGCTATGGCGCCGCCGTCGTCGTGATGGCCTTCGACGAGGCGGGCCAGGCCGACACTTTCGCGCGCAAGGTGGAAATCTCCGGCCGAGCTTACAAGATCCTCGTCGAGGAAGTGGGCTTCGCGCCGCAAGACATCATCTTCGATCCCAATATTTTCGCGGTCGCGACCGGCATCGAGGAGCACAGCAATTACGGCGTCGATTTCATCGACGCGGCGCGCGCGATCAAGACGACGCTGCCGCATGCGCATGTCTCCGGCGGCGTGTCGAACCTCTCCTTCTCCTTCCGCGGCAATGAGCCGGTGCGCGAGGCGATGCACTCCGTCTTCCTCTATCACGCCATTGCGGCGGGGATGGATATGGGCATCGTCAACGCCGGCCAGCTCGCCGTCTATGAGAAGATCGACCCCGAGCTGCGCGAGGCCTGCGAGGATGTGGTGCGGAACCGTCGTCCCGACGCGACAGAGCGCCTCGTCGAAATGGCCGAGCGCTTCAAAGGCGCGGGCGCCAAAACAGCCGAGAAGGACGCGGCGTGGCGCGAGACCAGCGTCGAGAAGCGTTTGGAATATGCGCTGGTCAATGGCGTCGCCGATTATATCGAGCAGGATGTGGAAGAGGCGCGGCTCGCCAGCACGCGCCCGCTCGATGTGATCGAAGGTCCGCTGATGGCCGGCATGAATGTCGTCGGCGATCTCTTCGGCCAGGGCAAAATGTTCCTGCCGCAAGTGGTGAAATCCGCGCGCGTGATGAAGCAGGCGGTGGCGCATCTCCTGCCCTTCATGGAGGAGAACAAGGAGACGCGCTCCACCGCCGGCAAGATTCTTCTCGCGACAGTGAAGGGCGATGTTCACGACATCGGCAAGAACATCGTCGGCGTCGTGCTCGGCTGCAATAATTTCGAGATCATCGATCTCGGCGTGATGGTGCCCACCGCCAAGATTCTCGAGACGGCGAAGGCCGAAAAGGTCGATATCATCGGCCTCTCCGGCCTCATCACGCCCTCGCTCGACGAAATGTGCTTCGTCGCTTCCGAGCTGGAGCGCGAAGGATTCGACGCCCCGCTGCTCATCGGCGGCGCGACGACGAGCCGCGTGCATACGGCGGTGAAGATCAGCCCCAATTACACCAAGGGCCAGGCGGTCTATGTGACCGACGCCTCGCGCGCCGTGGGCGTCGCGCAGGCGCTGATGTCGCAATCGTCTCGCGCGGAATATGTCGCCAAGACGCGTGTGGAATATGAGAAGGTCGCCGAGGCCCATGCGCGCGCGCAGGCCGACAAGCAGCGCGTCTCTCTCGCATCCGCGCGCGCCAATGCGCTGAAGATCGATTGGAGCGCTTACGAGCCGCCGAAGCCGAGCTTTCTCGGCGCGCGCGTCTTCGCTTCCTATGATGTCGCGGAGCTGGTTCCCTATATCGATTGGACGCCCTTCTTCCAGACTTGGGAGTTCAAGGGCCGCTATCCCGCTCTGCTCGACGATCCCGAGCGCGGGCCGGCAGCGCGGCAATTGCTGGACGATGCGCAGGCGATGCTGACGCGCATCGTCGAGGAGCGCTGGTTCAATCCCAAGGCGGTCATCGGTTTCTGGCCCGCCAACGCCGTGGGCGACGATATCGCGCTCTACACGGGCGAGGGACGCGTCGAACGGCTGGCGACGCTGCACACGCTGCGCCAGCAGCTCACGCGCCGCGACGGCAAGCCCAATGTCGCGCTCGCCGATTTCGTCGCGCCGGAGGGCTCCGGCAAGGCGGATTACATCGGCGCCTTCGTCGTCACCGCCGGCGCGCAGGAGGCGAAGATTTCCGAGCGCTTCGCCCGCGCCAATGACGATTACGGGGCGATCATGGTGAAGGCGCTGGCCGATCGCCTCGCCGAAGCTTTCGCCGAGCGCATGCATGCGCGCGTGCGCCGCGAGTTCTGGGCCTATGCGGCGGATGAGACGCTGACGCCGGAACAGCTGATCGGCGAGGATTATCGCGGCATTCGCCCGGCGCCCGGCTATCCGGCGCAGCCCGACCATACGGAGAAGGCGACGCTCTTCGATCTGCTGGAGGCGACGAAGCGCACCGGCGTCACGCTGACGGAGAGCTACGCGATGACGCCGGCTTCATCGGTCAGCGGCCTCTATTTCGCGCATCCGCAGGCGCATTATTTCGGCGTCGCCAAAGTGGAGCGCGATCAGGTCGAGGATTACGCCGCGCGCAAGGGCGTCTCCACCGCCGAGATCGAGCGCTGGCTCGCGCCGGTGCTCAACTATGAGACGCGCGTGGCCGAGCCGGCGGAGTGA
- a CDS encoding GatB/YqeY domain-containing protein yields MRERFTADLKAAMKSGEKQKVETIRMITAGLKDRDIEARATGKTLGDDDILALLQKMVKSRQESVEIYEKGGRPELAEKERAEIAVITEYLPQQLGEAEVAEAIKAAIAETGAASIKDMGKVVAALKAKYTGRIDFGKASAAVKAALGG; encoded by the coding sequence ATGCGCGAACGTTTCACGGCCGACCTCAAGGCGGCGATGAAGAGCGGTGAAAAGCAGAAGGTCGAGACGATCCGCATGATCACCGCGGGGCTCAAGGATCGCGACATAGAGGCGCGCGCCACGGGCAAGACGCTGGGCGACGACGATATTCTCGCTCTGCTGCAGAAAATGGTGAAGAGCCGCCAGGAATCGGTGGAAATCTACGAGAAGGGCGGCCGCCCCGAGCTCGCCGAGAAGGAGCGCGCCGAGATCGCCGTGATTACGGAATATCTGCCCCAGCAGCTCGGCGAGGCCGAGGTCGCCGAGGCGATAAAGGCCGCCATCGCCGAGACCGGCGCCGCCTCGATCAAGGATATGGGCAAGGTCGTCGCCGCGCTCAAGGCGAAATATACGGGCCGCATCGATTTCGGCAAGGCCAGCGCCGCGGTGAAGGCGGCGCTCGGGGGCTGA